The sequence AAGGTTATCGACCGCGTTCAGGCCGGCAAGGGCACCGCAATCGAAGCGGACGTCTGAGCTACAGCGACAATTTGGAACTGCCGGACTGGTTCCGGCAAGCCAGTGAGAAGGAACCGGATCAATGATCCAGATGCAATCCAATCTCGACGTCGCGGACAACAGCGGCGCAAAGCGCGTCCAGTGCATCAAGGTACTGGGTGGCTCCAAGCGTCGGTTCGCGAGCGTTGGCGACATCATCGTGGTGTCGGTCAAGGAGGCGCAGCCCCGCGCCCGCGTCAAGAAGGGCGACGTTCATCGCGCCGTGATCGTACGTACCCGCAAGGACGTGCGTCGCGCCGA is a genomic window of Novosphingobium sp. MMS21-SN21R containing:
- the rplN gene encoding 50S ribosomal protein L14, which codes for MIQMQSNLDVADNSGAKRVQCIKVLGGSKRRFASVGDIIVVSVKEAQPRARVKKGDVHRAVIVRTRKDVRRADGSVIRFDGNAAVLVGKNEEPIGTRIFGPVVRELRAKGFMKIISLAPEVL